From the genome of Aquila chrysaetos chrysaetos chromosome 12, bAquChr1.4, whole genome shotgun sequence, one region includes:
- the LOC121233699 gene encoding uncharacterized protein LOC121233699: protein MPCSAGWSREGRLVTCNESHSFSSRLLCQILQLGFVKYLMNILQKASVWIGFVVPVETIIREVYPTQSPTRPGRLAKKRRGRLMRLLLSAVPTRIQNILGYLPADWGQSNMPKEIREALINPSNKANKRKRDDVALEEQESWLVVLERDLPEDDPEDMTYEPSDVETDSEEYKSQNDTEADLELEEQDGISMLKESSDLQCGAGEVS, encoded by the exons ATGCCCTGCTCAGCTGgatggagcagggag GGGAGGCTGGTGACCTGCAATGAGTCCCACTCCTTCTCCAGCAGGCTCCTGTGTCAGATCCTTCAGCTGGGTTTTGTCAAGTACCTG atgaaTATCCTTCAGAAAGCATCAGTCTGGATTGGATTTGTGGTCCCTGTGGAGACCATTATCAGAGAAGTCTACCCCACACAGTCTCCCACCAGACCTGGACGACTTGCTAAGAAGCGCCGGGGGAGACTAATGCGCCTCCTCCTCTCAGCTGTTCCCACCAGGATCCAGAACATCCTGGGCTACCTGCCAGCAGACTGGGGCCAGAGCAACATGCCCAAGG AGATCCGAGAAGCTCTGATCAACCCATCtaacaaagcaaacaagagGAAGCGGGATGACGTAGCTCTGGAGGAGCAAGAGTCCTGGCTGGTGGTACTGGAGAGGGACCTGCCAGAGGATGACCCTGAAGACATGACGTATGAG ccCTCAGATGTGGAAACAGATAGTGAGGAATACAAGTCCCAGAATGACACTGAGGCAGACCTGGAGCTTGAAGAGCAGGATGGGATCAGTATGCTGAAGGAGTCATCAGATCTCCAG TGTGGAGCAGGGGAGGTGTCATAA